GTTTATCTCGACACGGTCAGCCCTGCTCGTATTAGGGAACGCCTCGCAGGGCTGCCTATTCTCACGACGCTATTCGTAGTTATAAAACTCGCAATCCAGCGTCGTTCCGAAATGTCTCGAAAACATGAACTCAAAGTTTTGTTCGCCGAGTTCTTAAAATCTCTTCAAGAAACTCTTCCTATGTTCCTTCAACATTCCATGCTTTTTTATAGCTCCATAATGTTTCCTTGTCCCATACCCCTTATGCTCACCAAATCCATATTGAGGATATTTCTTACCCAATTTCACCATTTTCCTATCACGCAAGACTTTGGCACATATAGAAGCCAGAGCAATCACAGTTTCTTTTTCATCACCTTTGATGATTGTTTTCTGATCTGTAAATTCAATAGGTGCCTTCAAACCACCGTCAAGTAGTGCTCGAGTCTCACTTGGTTTTATTTTATTTGATTTTGTCACCTTATCTAAAGAAGTTGAAAGTGCTTTTTTTATTGCCCAAGAAAGTCCTTTTATGTCTATTATTTTTTCACTTTGAAATGTAACGCAAAAATCTACGAAACCCTCTTTCTTCACTTTTTCAATTACAGCAAACCATTTCTCTCTTTGTTCTTCACTTAGTTGTTTTGATTCTTTTACACCACGAAACAATCTACCCGCCTTATTATCAAGAAATACAAAAGCCCCTACAGCTACAGACCCAGCTATAGGGCCACGACCAACCTCATCTATTCCAACCAAGTATTTCATAACCAAATGATGGCATTCAATTACAATTAATACAATATTTTCATTGGTTATATCCTGGATTCCCGGTCCATTCGACACGATTCTGCTGAATCGCCTTCGCGGGAATGACACATAATACAATAACTTTACTGCGTTACGAATTAAGCTATACTACTTTAATGAGTCGCTTCACCCACCTTCATACCCATTCCCACTATTCACTACTGACAGCCTTGCCAAAGCTTGATGATCTGGTTTCTGAAGCCAAAAAATGTGGTATGACCTCTCTAGCTATTACCGACAACGGCAATCTTTATGCCGCTATTGAATTTTACAAAACTTGTCAGAAAAAAGAGATAAAGCCAATCATTGGTGTAGATTTTTATGTTGCTGTCAGAACTCGCAAGGATATGCAAGCTGGCATAGATAATCGCCGTACTCGCCTAGTACTTCTCGCTATGAATGAAACTGGTTACAGAAACTTGGTCAAATTGGTTACGGATTCAAACCTTGAAGGTTTCTACTACAAACCTCGTATAGATAAAGAATTACTTGAAAAATATAACGAGGGTCTCATCGCTATTTCACCATCATTTTCTGGAGACATAGCTCAATCTTTGAAAAGTCGCAATCAGGATAAAGCCAAGGAGGTTGTTGAATTTTATAAAAAAGTTTTCGGAGACCGCCTTTTCATAGAAATAACTCATCATCCTGAGATTGACGGTCATGAGGAAAATATGAAAGTTTTATATGAATTTGCCAAGGAACAAAATATTCCAGTAATGGCTGCTCACGATGTTTATTATCTCCATCAAGAAGATCGTTTCGCCAGAGAAACATTACTTCGTGTAAATTCTCACAGTGATTCTTCAGAAAAAGTTTCTGACGGAGACGAAGATGATTTCTCTTTCATCTCCAGCGAACGTGCAGAGGAA
This Candidatus Paceibacterota bacterium DNA region includes the following protein-coding sequences:
- a CDS encoding ribonuclease HII: MKYLVGIDEVGRGPIAGSVAVGAFVFLDNKAGRLFRGVKESKQLSEEQREKWFAVIEKVKKEGFVDFCVTFQSEKIIDIKGLSWAIKKALSTSLDKVTKSNKIKPSETRALLDGGLKAPIEFTDQKTIIKGDEKETVIALASICAKVLRDRKMVKLGKKYPQYGFGEHKGYGTRKHYGAIKKHGMLKEHRKSFLKRF